ACGAGGCAATCTCAAAACAATACCTACACAGCAAAGACCTACGACCAACGGTTCTACACGACAGATGTGATTCCGGCGGCGGGAACAGGGCGTTATCGAATCCAGTTCACGCGCACGTCGGCCGTCATTGGAGACGGCAGTTTCGATGTTGCCAAGCTGGAGGAGCTCTACGCCGTTCGGCATTACCCGGCAAAGGTCCTGCCTGGCGTTACGGTGATTCGTGTCACCACGAAGGCCACCGAGGACGCGACCGGCTACAGCGACCGCAAGTTCAACCTTCGTTGGCTCAGGCACGTCCGGGCGCTCTCGAATGACACCCTGGGCCCATCTCGAAATTTTGCCCGGGCCATGGCTCACATTTGGACTATCAGCGGGAACAGAATCGCGGAACTGGACACGGCACGTCTGGCCGCGATCAATGCCGAATTCGGTGAGGAGCATCCGTTGCTCCGGTTTGACGCCAGCCTAGATGACGCAGACATGAGCCTGGGCGATCGCCTGCAGCTTGCTGCGGACGCCGCCCGGTGCGTTCTTTGGCGTGACGGCCAGAAATGGACCGTTACCCGCGATCAGCGGCGAAGCTACCCAGAGCTCCAGCTGGATTACCGGAATCTGGCAGCCGGCGGAGAGTCAGCAATCAGCTACGCAGCCCACCTGCCGGCTAGCAACGACGGCGTGGAGGTCGAATACATCGACGAGCTGAGCCAAGCAAAAAAAGCATACATCCGCCTCAGCATCGCTTCGGGCGCAGTGGTTTCGATGGAGGCAGGCAACCCGAAGAAGGTGAAGCTAGCGGCCTGCACCACCGCGGCGCAAGCCAACAACCGCGGGCAGTTCGAGGCGCGGCGACTGCTGTACCAGCGGGTGAGCGTGACTGACACTGCGATGAGCGATTCGGGCACGCTGGGTATCGGTTCGCTCGTCCGGTGGATTGACCCAAATGATTTTGCCGGGGACGATGGATTGCAGGCGGGGGAGGTCCTGGCGATCAAAGGAAATTTCATAGCCACCAGCGAGCCGCTGGATTGGAAAGGGGAGCCGGACGGGCGGATTCTGTTCACCGGTCCGGATGGCAGGCACCTCGGCGCTCCCATCCGATGCTTGCCAGTGGTTCACGCCAACGGAGCAATAGTGCCCGATTTTGTCGAGCTCACGAACGTGCCGGACGGCTTATACGTGGCAGACGGTGAGCGCCAGCTCGGAAGCCGATACGCTTTTGCAGTTGGCCTGACGGATGCCGAGGTTGAATCTGCCGGCCTATTCCTCACGACATCGATCAAGCCCGATTCCGCCACCAGCGCGGTGTTGGCATTGGCGGAATACGACGAGCGGATCTACGCGGGCGATTGACCGCGCCTTCCTAGCATTTGGTGTCCATGACGACACCCACGAGCGCTCCTGTTCCGAGCACCAGTCCGACCGATTTGCTGTTCAACGCCGAAAAGTTGGACCAGGCAATCAATTCGGCGGCCCTGAACTTCGTTGACCGGCTCGGAAGGGCGCGCCACACTTGGTCAGGACTGGAAGCCCAGGTCGATCTGGAAGCTACTGCGCAGCGCAGTCAAATTCAATCAGCGGCCAATTTAGTGCTGGGTCAGGCTGGCTACGCACCGCCCGTCTTGTATGCCGCAGGCCTCCCGATGACGACGCAGACCCAGACGGTCGATTACTCGGGCAACACCTACGCGCCGAAACCATCAGCACTTCCGTTCACGACCGGCAGCACCTTCGATCCCACAAAGTTCCGGCTGATCCAAGGAATTAGTGGCGGCGACCTGGCGGAGGTTGGCGCAGCGGCGCTCATAGGCACCGCCAGCGGCATGTCCGCCCAGGGCACCTTTGATCTGCTGCTGGCCAACGGCGGCACGCGCAACAAGATCATCAACGGCAACTTCGCCGTCAGCCAGAGCGCGCAGACCGGAACGATCACGCTCGGCCCGAACCAGTACGGCCCGCACGACATGTGGCGCGCTGGTGCCGGCGGGTGCGTCTACACGTTCTTCTCGAACGGCATCGATACGGTCGTCACCATCGAGTCGGGCACGCTGGTGCAGGTCATCGAGCCGCTGTTGATCCAGGGCGCGAACTACTGCATCAGTTGGGCGGGCAGCTCGCGGCTGCAGACCGGCGGCGGCACATCGGCTGCCTCGCCGTACCTGCCGGCCTACACCGCGCCGGGCGCCTCTGGCATCGGGGTGGAGTTCGGCCCGGGCAGCCTGACGCTGGTGCAGTTCGAACCGGGCCCAGCGCCGACACCTTTCGAACGCCGGCTGTATCCGATCGAGCTGGCCCTGTGCCAGCGCTACGCCTGCCAGGGCGGAGACACGCCAAACGCATTCGTCCTGATTGCGCAGGCGAACACAACCACTCAGGCATTCGGCCATATCGCATTTCCTCAGCCGATGCGTACCCCTCCTACGTTTACTGCTGCAGCCGGCGCATTCCGCCTTGGCGGAGAAGTGGTCGGTGCGCTGGTGCCGGTGTCCATCACGCGATTCGGCGTCCTGGTGTCGTTCGCGCCCATGGGCTCGTTCACGCCCGGGGACGCCGTGTTGATCACACAGAGCGTCAACCCTAACGGCCCCATCTGGAACGCCAAGGCAGGACTCTGACCATGTACCAACTTACCGCAGTCCCGGGCATCATCCTGCGCACCACCGATGGCTATTTTGTCCCTGTGGCAGAGGGGAACGCCGACTACCTGGCCTACCTCGCGTGGGTCGAGGAGGGCAACGAGGCCGAGCCTGCGCCGGCGCCCGAGCCC
The nucleotide sequence above comes from Xylophilus sp. GOD-11R. Encoded proteins:
- a CDS encoding host specificity factor TipJ family phage tail protein; its protein translation is MLTILNDPAGLTGRQRHEWDFDITVQANIERHLRSGGGCKVLALGIEIDPLVDPLLDRHPTVVDSVTVVRRPEGLEALAYLVIAAIAAVAVTYALMPKVATSASGKDSPNNQLTGQTNVARAYQAIPDVYGYRRVWPDLIQPSTVEYIDHIKYVTEWMCISRGKGAITAVNYAETPIGDIAGASYEVFSPVATSGYPEFGQTTLLDVLETFASDEVNGQELVPSAAYAPVMRSSSVSYDTVQGQPGITITLPDGADLAQLKSLAPTGFAAVAFAAGEESRTFYGKLSGFNTNGGGCALHFESGPQAATASFGAGSVTITPDATTITVAGPYTLPVTGSRIRWNTVFLRGLRGSVTIRAEWWQVDNGGAELPGTRQSQNNTYTAKTYDQRFYTTDVIPAAGTGRYRIQFTRTSAVIGDGSFDVAKLEELYAVRHYPAKVLPGVTVIRVTTKATEDATGYSDRKFNLRWLRHVRALSNDTLGPSRNFARAMAHIWTISGNRIAELDTARLAAINAEFGEEHPLLRFDASLDDADMSLGDRLQLAADAARCVLWRDGQKWTVTRDQRRSYPELQLDYRNLAAGGESAISYAAHLPASNDGVEVEYIDELSQAKKAYIRLSIASGAVVSMEAGNPKKVKLAACTTAAQANNRGQFEARRLLYQRVSVTDTAMSDSGTLGIGSLVRWIDPNDFAGDDGLQAGEVLAIKGNFIATSEPLDWKGEPDGRILFTGPDGRHLGAPIRCLPVVHANGAIVPDFVELTNVPDGLYVADGERQLGSRYAFAVGLTDAEVESAGLFLTTSIKPDSATSAVLALAEYDERIYAGD